The Teredinibacter sp. KSP-S5-2 genomic interval AATGAATAATCGTGTACGCGTAAGTTTCTAACATGCCGGTATTACTTTTTTTAACTGTAGAATTAGTTTTTAGGAAACCTGCGAATGGTTAATCGAGTCTTCGTTGTTTTGGGACTATTTCTGCTTTGTGAAATTCTTGGCTCGGGTTTAATTGCGCAGGAAAACCCGGAAAAAGACCCTGCGATGGAACGCAGGCAATTCAATCACAGCGATACAGGGTTTGATTTGGAAGGTGCCCATCAATTTACCGCCTGTGAAAGTTGCCATATTGGAGGTCGGTTTCAAGGCACACCCAAACAATGTGTGCAGTGCCATACCTATAATGGTTTAAGTAACGCATCACCGAAATCCGTTTCTCATGTGCTCACCTCCGACCAGTGTGACAGTTGCCACAGCAGTACATTTTGGGACGATGTACCACGTGTTGATCACACACAAACGCTTGGCACATGTGAAAGTTGCCACAATAATATTTTGGCAGAAGGTAAATCTGCCACCCATGTTGCCACAACGGAAAGCTGCGACTTTTGCCATAACGACAATAACTGGTTAACAACAGGCTTTAATCACGACGGCATTGTTGATGGGTGTGTTGGTTGTCACAACGGTGTGCGAGCAACAGGTAAACACCCTAGTCATATTGTGAGTGGCTCAACCTGCGAAAGCTGTCATAGTGTAATTGCCTGGATTCCCGCCTCGGTCAATCATGATGTGGTAATCGGTACATGCAACAGCTGCCATAACGGCGTTATCGCAACAGGCCAGAGTCCCACACACATTCCTGCAATCGGACAATGTGATTTATGTCATTCGACGGTCGCATGGACACCCACCGGTTTCACTCACGATGGCATTACAACGGGTTGCGTTGCTTGTCATAACGGTACTCAAGCCACAGGCAAACAACCCAACCACATATTGAGCGCCCCCTCGTGCGAAAACTGTCATAGCGTGATGGGTTGGTTACCAGCCGAAGTCGATCATTCTGTAGTAATTGGCACTTGCTCCAGTTGCCATAATGGTTCAATCGCCAGAGGGAAAGGTATCACCCATGTGTTAACCACGGAAGAATGCGATCAGTGCCACACGACTAATGCCTGGGAGCCGACATTGCCTTAACTCATGCGGGGAAAGCTTTTAGCTTTACTATGGATATCGGTTTTAATTGCAGATAGCACCGCTTTCCCTAATTGGAAAGCCTTGTGACCTCAAATTAAAATGAGTAAGTTAACCGCATTTGATAACGATCATTATCATTAAAAAATCCGTACAGGGTGCCTTCTTCTCCATCACCAATATCAACAATAAAGTCTATATCCATTCCATCCATTGGTGAATAAGTAGCTTTAGGTCTGATACGGTAATTTGTTTTCTCCGTATCCGCTATGGTTTCAACACTAAAACGTAACGTATAATCAACAACCAATTCCACTTTAATTCCAACGGCAAGATCGTAGGGGTCAAAAAGCTCGATACGTCCAAAGCTCTTTGTCGACGTATTTTCATCTCCTAATATTTCCAAATTTATATAGAGATCCTTTCCGTAAACGCCATTGGTAAAGGTTTTATCTATACCTAGAGCGTATTGAACATATCCCCCCTCTCTTGATTGCTCAAAACTGTCTTTTTCAACTTGAACATATGCCATTTCTCCTCGCAACCCGATTTGACCTAAACTCGCAGCAAAGTCAGCTCCCAGTTGATGTCGTTTATAAAAGTAATAATCTATTACAGTATCACTACCCTGCGTTGTCATATCGGCGTTACTTACCGGGTGCCATCCGTACACATAACTTATCGAGAAGTCAAAACTAGGTAAAAAGAAGCTTTGTTTTAAGCCAAGATTGCTGACATCATCGTCGGGCTCGTCGCTTTGGTTAATTTGTACAACAGCATTTTCTACTCCTATTAGATAGTTGAGATCTAATAGCCAGCGTGATTCCGATTTCGGTAAATTTGTCGCCTCAAAACCAAACTGCATTAACGTCTCTAATTCAGCGTTATTAAAAAAAAACCGGCTATGGAGAAGCTCTATTGGTTGCCTTTGATCTTCGGTATCGTAAAAATCCGAATAGTCAACGGGCGTAATAGTATCCGTCGGATTAAGAAAGTCAGTTTTCCCCCAAACGACCTGATGTTTACCTATTCGATGATCAGAATTAGCCAATGAAAATTCCAAATAGGCTTCTCGTAAACGGAAATTATTATATTGTTCATCCGCAAAGTCCTGTTTGGCTTCAACTTGAACATAGGCGTTTATTCGATCTCCATATTTATGTTCCAATGATGATCTGAGTTGAACTAACTCCCGAGAATCAATGGCATTCTCAGACTCCTCAAAATACTCAATGTAATCAACAACTAATTCATTTTTTAAAGAATAGGAAACTGCCAGATTTGAGGCGCTAGCAGTCACTACAAACAAGGCTGCATTATAAATATTTTTCATACGTTTATATTAATAAAGGTGTATAGGTAACGTGATGTTTGTTTTAGCGCATATCAAACAGAAGATAGTGAAAGAGTGGCGGTGCGCCACTCTTTCATGTATTTCTTCTATCCGTTACGCAACTCTCGAATAGTAAGAAAATCTTCTGGAACGGCTTCATTGAATTGGTAGTCACGATATATAAGTCGTGTTTTGTGGCCGGTCTTCAGGTTTTCCATAACCTGCTCGGTTGGCCGCCATTTTTTCACTTGGTCAAAATAGGCGACGTTGGTTACACGCATTTGTTTAAACTTATCGTGCTTTTTGTTGTAGTAGTCCACACCCATGGTATAACGATGAGCCTTATTAATATAAAAAATTTGTTTACTATAACCCGAATCCTTTTGCCCTTCTTCGGTGCTATGTAAACTCTCTACTAACCAACAAGGCTCTCCGTTTATAGTGTCTTCACCAATAATTTTATATTTAAAGTCATCAATAAATATTAAGGTCATATCTTCATAAGAAAAATCAGACCCCATGAAACTATCTTGCTGATCCGATGACGCGAGACGACGCTCACGACGCAATCCAGGAAGATACAACCAGCGATCGTCGGCACCAACTTTATGTTCATATGTAAGTAAACCGGTACCTTTAATGTCTGCTGGCGAGAGAAAACGCACGAGCGAATCGCGCATCTCCTCTGTATTACCCTTCATGTAATATACCATTTCGCGCTCACGAGTTTTGCCTCGTTTATTGATCAACTCCATAGTAACGAGCACCTTTTCTTCAGTGGAGCGCATCATTTCGGTATTGTCCCTCATAACCAGAAGCACATCCTCTTCAAACTCCGCAACAGCGAATAAAGAATACATGCTTAAAGAAACAATACCGAGAATTTTTAAAATCTTCATCATAACCTCCGCACTAAGCTTCATTCACAACATTGCCAGAAACAACAGCGCTTTCTTGAGGTGCTGTTTCGGATGCAGGAGTAAAGACGAAAGACATAATCGCCGGCATAAAACTGATAGTTGCCAGACAGATAGTAACCATCGATAGTCCAATTAACCATCCAAAATATTGAATAGTTAAAAAACCTGAAGCGAGAAATGCAGAGAAACTTAAAATATTAGAAATGACGTCGTAGATAATGGCGGTGCCTGCTACTTCTGCTGTGTTACTTGCGGCCACCATAATATCCTTGCCTGCCATAAGCTCGGATTTAAGTTTGCTGATGTAGTGAATTGCGAAGTCTACCCCTATGCCGACTGAGATTGCAGTAATAATAGCGGTACTTGCATCGAGCCGGATATCGAGAAAGCCCATAGCACCAAATACCAATGCCGTACAAAACAACAAAGGAATGATACATACAAAGCCTAAAATAAATGACCGATAGATAATCAAGCAAAATACAAAAACGATCCCCAAAGCCAGGAATATGTTTTTAATTTTACCGTCAACAATATAGTCAACAATTGAACTCCAGTACATTACTTCACCAGAAAGCTTTGCGTTGTATCCCGCAGGTAACGTGCTATCCAGATTTTCCTGTAACGCTGTGTATATACGTTTATGTTCCTGTTGGTCAGAGGTCGTTAAAAATAACTGGGTTTTTGTTCGTTGATAGTCATAGTCAACCATGTTAGAGAAGTCACCAGGATTGCCTGACATGGCATATAGCAACAAATACTGAGAAGCCAGTTCCCGTGTTTCAGGAATTGTATCAAAGCGCTCATCTTCAGCATTAATGACGTAGTTGATACGAGTAACAATTTCGGCAACAGATGAAGCTCGTCCGACATCCTTCACGGATTCTGAATAAGATTGAAAGTTATTCAGTGAGGTTAGAAATTCAGGAGACTTAACCGATTCAGTTTCCGGGCCTTCGATCATAACATCTATATATCGAGCGCCACCAAAATTATCGTTAAGTACCTGAAAAGACCCCCTTAAAACATGTCCTTTAGGAAAGTTTTCAATAAAGTCATTACCTACGTTAATTTTAGTGATACCTAATGCCGATATTGCCATAAGAAAAACAGCAACACTCAACACTGCGACCCGATTTTTTATTGATAAATACGTAACAACTTCAAGAAGCGAAGTTAGTCGATTTTTACGCACTTCAAGTTTTCTAACTTTCGGTTTTAAAATAGCCAACCATGATGGGATATATGTAAGTGACAAAATGGTTGTGGATGCAATGGCAATAGAAGAAATCAAACCGAATTCGCGAATAGACACGATATCGAATACCATCAAAGTAACCGCACCCAAGGATGATGTTATACCTGTCATCAGAACTGCAGGCATAATCTCGTATAAACTATGAAAAGCAGCGCTTCGATCTTGCAACTCCGCGAGTTTAATATAATAGCGATGAACAACATGGATAGCGTACGAACTGGCGACCGCCACCATCAGAATTGGCAACATGGAAGACACCATTGAAATAGGAAAGCCGAGATGTCCCATTAGCCCCATTGTCCAAACAATACTTAAAATTATCGTTGTGAACGGTAAGATAACACCGCGAACTGTTCTGAATGAAAGAATCAGACCAACGATAACCAACAAAAATGCGAGTGGAAGAAATGTCCCTAAGTCTTTTTGGATTCCGCCACTTATCTCCTGTTCTGCTACCGGATCGCCTGCGAGATAAATTGTATTATTATCTCGATATGGCTCTACCATTTCGCGAAGAGATTTATAAAAAACCGCTTGATCATAGTCACCGTATAATGTAGCGGTAATCAATGTGTACTTTTCGTTCTTTGAAACAATTGAACCGTAAGCGAGCTTATTTGCCTTAACATCTTTTCTTAAGGAGTTAATCTCCTCCTCAGAGGTTAACGCTTTAGACATGAACGGGTTAATATCCACACCCCATTCTTCGCCTTTGATGTTATTAACAGTCGATAAACTGCGAACTTCATCTTCTACTATGCCTTCAAGCAATCGAATTTTATCCGATAACTCATACACAGCACTTAGTGTTTTAGGCTCGTATATAGTGCCTTCTTTTGCACCCAATACGATCATTACCAAATCTTTATCACCAAACACTTCCTTTACATAGTTATCTGCATTAACAATAACGTCGTCCGACGGAAGTTCCGATTCAAAATCCGTTCGCATACCAAGTTTTTGCATACCACTAGCAAACAACAAGGTTAAAATGAGTACCGCGAGCAGTACTGTTTTCGGTCGATAGGTGATTAACCCAGCAATTTTCATGTACATAAATTTATCCTTGAGTTTTTATCAATTATTCAAGAAACTGGAGATAGCTTTCCCACTATGGCTAGCTGATGGTAGTTGCATTATTGAGAAATGATCACCCTCAACGGACAGGTAATCAGTGATACTTTGGTTTAAAAACGGTTTCCAGGCTCGCTTTACATCCTCCAAGTTTCGAATTCCGGCATAGATCATCAATGTCGGTATATCATCAATTCTCTTACTGGTTTTATATTTTTCGATGGCCCGGTAGTTACTATTTAATAATCTAACGGCTTTAATAATTAGAGATTTGTTTACCTCTGATATGACAATTTTTCCCTGAATTAATCCTTTTTCTAGTTCATCTAGATTAGTAACATTATTTTGAATAACGTAACTTTCAATAGCTTGTCGTGACTGTTTGGGAACGATATCCATACTTAGATGGATAAGGCCCTGCTGATTAATCAATGAAATAACATTTTTAGTGTTGGGTAAAGCGGAGTCAATCAAAATCAGTTTTTCGATTTTGTGGCCTTTTTTTAATAATCTGGAGGCAACTTCAAATGTAATCATTCCCCCCATAGACCAGCCGGCCAAAACAATTGATTGAGTTGCCGTAGACAATGCCATCGCCTCGATATACAACTCAGCCATGTGTTCAATTGAATCAATCTGTTCGTCAGGATTGTCAACACCTGGAGATTGAATACCATAGATAATTCGATCTGTATCCAGTTGATTTACCAGTGTGACATAACCGGCGACATCGCCGGTTATGGGGTGTATAAAATAGCAAGGTTGTGAGGCATTACCTTCTTTAAGCAATACACACAAGTTTGAACTCTGCGGTTTAACTGCCGCTTTTTCCATCGATTTTGCAAGCAACATATCCGCAAGCTTAAACATGCTTTCCGGTGCAAGACTGGAAAGTTCTAAACTGTTACCCATAATTAAACTTCGGCCTCCAGTTCCGCGACCAACTCCCGCTTTTCGTCCTGATTCATATCCTTTAATTTTTCGTTAGTAAACGCTTCGGCTAAAGCAGCAACGGTTGGTGATTCAAAAAGCACATTCAGGGGTAAGTCAACGTCCAATGATTTCTTGATATAAGACATTAATTGTGTGGCCATTAATGAATTGCCACCCAACTCATAGAAGTTATCAAACGCCCCAATACCCGAAATACCAAAGGTCTCCTCCCACATTCTTGCAATTTTTTGTTCGACCTGGTTTCTTGGTTCGACGTAGCGCGTGCCTATATCAGGGCGACTTGTACGCTCACTTTCAACAACGACATCCAACTCTTTACCGAGGCTATCCTGTTTAACCCAGTAATTAAGTCGTTCATTAATATCCGTTGCTGAAATAACAACCTGAGATACATCATCGATACCGAACAAACGGTCAAAAGATTCAAGCCCCTCTTCTAGGGTTAACGCAATAGGTAGTGCGCGATCGATGATATTATTCATAATATCCTTAAATTCATCGCTGACATTCAAGTCTTCCACTTGCCATTCGATATCCAGAGAATCCCATGCCTGCATTTGCCAGGGACGACTGGTTTTCCTTCGCTTAGCGGCAAGAGCGGACATGTAAGCTGATGCACCTGCGTATGAGTTGTAACCAAAACCTCCGAGAATTGAACCTAAGGAACCAAGGCACAAACGGAAATCAAGATCTCGCTCCGAAAACAACATATCTAAAAGGTACATAGAATGCGCGATACTTCTGAAGTTATACTCAGAGTTGTACATGTTGGCATCGCGGATGAAAACCGAGCGATTAAGTGCATAGGCTCCAGCAGCATGTAGAATGCCGCTAATTGGTCCCATTATTTGTTCGCCACGCTCAATAGATTTTTTTGTCTCGGCATAACTACTGGTATCAGTTCCTAACACCAATATGTCTGCCCCCTCTTTTCTCAACGATATTGTTTCTCGCATAATGCGTGGAAAACTCGATTGTTCCATTGGCAGATCCGTACCTTCGTGCTGAGCAAGCCATTCATTCCATAAATGCTCAGGGGGAAGCGCTGCAGATTCTAACAAGATAAGTCGGGCTTTATACTTACGGACCAAATGACGTGTAAGCTCCATTCCAAGCCCTAGAAAACCACCGGTAACCAGAACGGTGCTTCCAGGCTTAACCCGTTGTTGCGCGATTCCAGTGTTTTCCAGATAAGCTTTCTCATACCCTTGTATCCACCGCTGCCCTTGACGATAAGAAACGGTACTATTGGAGTGCCGAGAAAGAATTTCCTTGACTAATGTTGTTATCCAACGCATCACAGGATGTGTATTCGATGCCGCTTTACGCACGACAGGTAAACTGAATACGATATTCTTCAGCGTAGAATCTGCCGGCAGAACCTCCGGAATATCTGTATCAACAACCCGGCAGTTAATGTTGGTGTACTCTTGCTGTACAACCTTAAATAAGCCCGAAACTGTAGCCTTTTCCGGGTAAATAGTATCTTCTCCAGTCACCTCATGAATACCATTTCCAACGGCAATCAAGTCAATTTGATGAGAGTAATTAAAGTTCGCCATTTTCTGAATGAGGTACAACAAACTGTAAAAACCGTTTTGTTGAATAGCATTAAAGAACCCAATACCTTCGTCGTAGTTTTTGTGTTTACTACATAAACCAAAATGCACAATCAGATCTGGCTGCCAACCAGAGTTTTTGAACTCATTAAAAAGCATTTCGAGGTGTTCAGGGTTCGCACTATACAATGAGTACAAATCTGAAGAATGTTTCTTATATTGATACGCGGGTTGAACCAAAACCACGCGGTTATTCTGTGACAGTACCGGACACATTTTATTGGCTAATCTTAGCTGATCACCTATAACCAATATGTTTCTGCCAGAACTTGGCTTTAACTCGATATCACTGGTTCGCTTCCAGGACGGAATTGAAAACCAGTCTTCCATGTCCGGTAATTTTGTGTTTAATAAATCAAAGGATTCCGGTCTAACACCCGAATCAATCCAAACTCTGTGACGATTGAAGGCATATGTTGGCAGAGGAATTTTCCTACAGTCTACACTTACACCTAAACTTTCGTTTATTGTTTGCCAACTAAGCTCACCGCCGCAAGTCCAGTATTTAGCAACTGCTGCAAGTAAGTTTTCCAAATCATCTTTTTTCTCCTTAGGATGACGGATACAGTTGGCTATATGGGACGAGGAAATTCCTGCTTCGCGAGCAAAGGTAGATAAAGTATTTCCTGGGCCTAGTTCAAGATAATAATAACTATCATCATTGAGTTTGCTTATACCATCAAAAAACAACACACTCTGCCGTAGATGTTTTACCCAATAACCCGCGGCAGTAACTCTTTCTGCTTCTGCCCAACTCCCTGTAACATTGGAAATAAATCTACGTTTAGGTGAATTTAAAGAAACTCTAGCGAAGACACCGGCGAACTCCTCCAAAATGGGGTCCAGCATATGAGAATGATAGGCGTGCGATGTCTGTAAAATACGACAGGAAATGTCATTTGCGGAGAGAACCTTTTCCAAGGCTTTTATAATTTTACTTTCTCCAGCGACAACCACCTTCTCTGGTGCATTAACAGCTGCGATTGAACAGTCATGCGGCAAATACTTTTCTACTGTTATTAAATCCGTGCCAACAGCCATCATCGAACCGGATGGTAGATTTTGCATTAACTTTGAACGAGCCGATACCACGGTAATTGCATCCTCTAAAGAGAACACTCCGGCTAGAGTTGCAGCCACGTACTCGCCAATGCTATGACCAATCATGGCATCAGGTTCGATATTCCAATCAATTAGCTGCTTCGCTAACGAATACTCAACTGAAAATAAAAATGGCTGAGAATACAATGTTTGATTGATGTCGAACGTTTCTTCGTCAGCCATGAGAAGTTCATTTAAGTTCTCTCCGATATGACTGGAAAATTGTTGTAAACAATAATCAATAGAACGACGAAAATCGGGAAGCATCAGATATAGACCTTTAGCCATATCTAAGTACTGGGAACCCTGCCCTGAAAACATAAATGCGATTTTTGGTGCGATATCATCGGCTCTACCGTACACCATTTGAGCACCGTCGTTATTTTCCAGTTTTCTTGCCAGTTCGTGAAGACTGGACGCAACTACAACAGCTCTTTGTTTAAATTCTTTTCTGCCTGTTTGTAACGTGAACGCAATATTGTCAGAACTGAAAGATTCCCCCATCAATACTTTTTCGCTGCAGAATTTTTGAATTTTTCCGGCTAGCGTATCTAATGATTTATCATTTTTTGCAGATATAGGGAATATTTTCAAACGGTTTGTTGATCGTTCTGGACGTACTTCTGGTGCTTCTTCAAGCACAATATGTGCGTTGGTACCACCGACGCCAAATGAACTGACTCCAGCCCGCCTTGGATGCCCCTCCGTTTCCCATGGGATATTTTCTTTTGTTATTGAGAAGGGTGTGTTATTCAAATCAATATTTTCGTTCAATTCTGTGAAATTGATTTGCTGCGGAATTTTCTTTGCCTGTAGAGCTTTAACTGTTTTGATTAAACCAGATACTCCGGCTGCCGCATTGAGATGCCCCACATTAGCTTTTAATGAGCCCAGATAGCATTTTTTATTTTTATAAGCTTCGGAAAAATAGCGACTATCAAAAATCTGAGATTGAGCATCAATTTCAATCGGATCCCCCAGGTTCGTACCTGTACCATGCGCTTCGATATAGTCGATAGTTTCCGGTTCGATGTTGGCAGAAGCCAGTGCTTGCTCAATAACTTCTTTCTGTCCGCTGATACTTGGAGCGGCAAAACCAACTTTATCGCTGCCGTCATTGTTAATAGCGCTGCCTTTAATTACGGCCAGGATGTTATCGCCGTCATCCAAGGCTTCCTCCAACCGTTTAAGTACAACCACTCCAGAGCCGCCGCCAAAAACTGTTCCCGTAGCTTCGCTGTCAAACGGCCGACATTGCCCGTCCTTCGACAATATTCCACCATCCTGATAAATATAACCGCCATAATTGGGATTATTTAACGAAGAACCACCAGCAAGAGCAACATCACACTCCCCAGTCAAAATTGCCTGACGAGCCATATGTATAGCAACCAGGCTACTGGAACAAGCTGTCTGAACAGAAACCGCTGGCCCTTTCAGGTTAAGTAAGTATGAAATATGTGATGGACCGTAGTCTTTATCGTTACCATGTAAAATTTGCAGATCACCAGCCCTACTCAGAACATCTTGCCGGGTAAGAAGGTTGTTTAATAAATACATGTTGATACCCAAACCGGCGTACACACCAATGCAGTGATCGCTTTTTTCCGGATTAATTCCGGCCGATTCGAGAGCCTCCCAACACACCTCGCTGAATATTCTGCGTTGAGGATCCAGAATTTGCGCCTCTAACTCAGTAAGGTTAAAGAATTCTGGATCAAACATATCGCAATCTTCTAGAGGAGCTCCCGAACGGATATAATTTTTATCCTGAAGTTGAGCTTCGGAAATACCAGCGTTGAGTAATTCCTCCTTTGTTAAGGAGCGAACTGATTCCACGCCTGAAATCACGTTCTCCCACAACTGATCCGGCGTTTCAGCGCCAGGAAATCGTCCCGACATACCTATAATTGCAATATCAAGCTCATTGACCTGAGAAGTCATATACAGTCCTTATCTAACCTTACGTTTTAGTGAACGTTTTAATAATTGTCTTTGCTTGCTTCCCCGAGAAGAGGAGACTTTTTCTGTTTTATTTGGCTGTGCAGACCCGCCACATATCTTTTCAGCCAAACCAGAAATTGTTGGAAATTTAAACAAGTCGACCATGGTGAGAGATATGTCGTAACGTTGCTTTAGTTGACTGTTTACCTGCACCATTAATATAGATGTACCACCGAGATCGAAGAAATTTCGTTGTCGATCAATTCTTGATATAGACAAAACGTCTTGCCATACAGCTTCAATTTTATCTTCTATCGCATTTACCAAGTCTGAATCTACAAAAGGTTGGCTTCGCTCCAGCAGTTCGCGCTCTTCTTGTGAATGAATACTTTCTGACTCAGATACCTTTGGAGTAAGTGAGGTATTGTCTTCTATTTTTACGATATCAACTTTGCTAGTTTTAGCGTGGTCTATAGCTAGCGAAGACTCATTCCTAATAAAATCAATTTTTGGTTCACTTTCTTGATGATTAGCTTCAATACTCTTGTGGATATTTACCAGTTTTTTTGGTGATCCAAGTACCGACAACACCTTTTGGTATTGCTCAACATTGATTTTTGCGCCGACAGAAGGTGTTGATTTTTTGATTTCCTTCCCACCGCTTTCTTCGATAAACAGCGGAACTATGGCCGCCGTGCCAGAGCTAACCTCATATCGTTTAATATCAAGAGAATCATAATTTTTTCCACTACCAAAAACTGTACTATAGAACTTTCGAATCGGTTCATTTTTAACTGTATGTTCAATATTAAAAATAACTCTAGATTTGTTGTTCGTTTTTGCAAATTCGCCAACAAACCTAATCATTTGATTTTCTACTGTTCTACCTAAAACTCGACAACTCATAATAAACGATTCCACGATTACAGAATCGCCTTCAATATTAAGCACAATTAACCCAACGTCTCCGTAACTTCCGTATTTGTCGCAGACCGA includes:
- a CDS encoding polyketide synthase, producing the protein MTSQVNELDIAIIGMSGRFPGAETPDQLWENVISGVESVRSLTKEELLNAGISEAQLQDKNYIRSGAPLEDCDMFDPEFFNLTELEAQILDPQRRIFSEVCWEALESAGINPEKSDHCIGVYAGLGINMYLLNNLLTRQDVLSRAGDLQILHGNDKDYGPSHISYLLNLKGPAVSVQTACSSSLVAIHMARQAILTGECDVALAGGSSLNNPNYGGYIYQDGGILSKDGQCRPFDSEATGTVFGGGSGVVVLKRLEEALDDGDNILAVIKGSAINNDGSDKVGFAAPSISGQKEVIEQALASANIEPETIDYIEAHGTGTNLGDPIEIDAQSQIFDSRYFSEAYKNKKCYLGSLKANVGHLNAAAGVSGLIKTVKALQAKKIPQQINFTELNENIDLNNTPFSITKENIPWETEGHPRRAGVSSFGVGGTNAHIVLEEAPEVRPERSTNRLKIFPISAKNDKSLDTLAGKIQKFCSEKVLMGESFSSDNIAFTLQTGRKEFKQRAVVVASSLHELARKLENNDGAQMVYGRADDIAPKIAFMFSGQGSQYLDMAKGLYLMLPDFRRSIDYCLQQFSSHIGENLNELLMADEETFDINQTLYSQPFLFSVEYSLAKQLIDWNIEPDAMIGHSIGEYVAATLAGVFSLEDAITVVSARSKLMQNLPSGSMMAVGTDLITVEKYLPHDCSIAAVNAPEKVVVAGESKIIKALEKVLSANDISCRILQTSHAYHSHMLDPILEEFAGVFARVSLNSPKRRFISNVTGSWAEAERVTAAGYWVKHLRQSVLFFDGISKLNDDSYYYLELGPGNTLSTFAREAGISSSHIANCIRHPKEKKDDLENLLAAVAKYWTCGGELSWQTINESLGVSVDCRKIPLPTYAFNRHRVWIDSGVRPESFDLLNTKLPDMEDWFSIPSWKRTSDIELKPSSGRNILVIGDQLRLANKMCPVLSQNNRVVLVQPAYQYKKHSSDLYSLYSANPEHLEMLFNEFKNSGWQPDLIVHFGLCSKHKNYDEGIGFFNAIQQNGFYSLLYLIQKMANFNYSHQIDLIAVGNGIHEVTGEDTIYPEKATVSGLFKVVQQEYTNINCRVVDTDIPEVLPADSTLKNIVFSLPVVRKAASNTHPVMRWITTLVKEILSRHSNSTVSYRQGQRWIQGYEKAYLENTGIAQQRVKPGSTVLVTGGFLGLGMELTRHLVRKYKARLILLESAALPPEHLWNEWLAQHEGTDLPMEQSSFPRIMRETISLRKEGADILVLGTDTSSYAETKKSIERGEQIMGPISGILHAAGAYALNRSVFIRDANMYNSEYNFRSIAHSMYLLDMLFSERDLDFRLCLGSLGSILGGFGYNSYAGASAYMSALAAKRRKTSRPWQMQAWDSLDIEWQVEDLNVSDEFKDIMNNIIDRALPIALTLEEGLESFDRLFGIDDVSQVVISATDINERLNYWVKQDSLGKELDVVVESERTSRPDIGTRYVEPRNQVEQKIARMWEETFGISGIGAFDNFYELGGNSLMATQLMSYIKKSLDVDLPLNVLFESPTVAALAEAFTNEKLKDMNQDEKRELVAELEAEV